The segment TGATCAGCAAATTCGTGAGGCACTAATAGCGATACGCGCTTTATGTGATGTGGTGTTAGAGTCACCAAATCATACAGCATCCATAACACCATCTAAGCCTTTACCACAAATGCTTGTGTCAGAAACAAAGCCTTCAAGTTTGTACACATCAAAAATTGAAGAGGATGACGCGAATGGTGATTCCATTTTTGATTTTTAAGTCATTTTAAAGGGTAGGGTAATGAAAAAATGAAAAAGTTTATTGTAACAGGTGCTCTTCATGGCCTCTTAGCAGTAGCATTGGGCGCATTTGGTGCACATGCATTAAAGGAAATTTTAGATGATTATGGTCAAGGTATTTGGGAAACAGCCGTTCAGTATCAAATGTTTCATGCGACTGGCTTATTGGTAATTGGCTTATTAATGAGTACGAAGCTATTAGGAAATATTAAACAATTAAATATAGCTGGTATTTTCTTTAACCTTGGTATTGTTTTCTTTTCAG is part of the Lysinibacillus sp. FSL K6-0232 genome and harbors:
- a CDS encoding YwdI family protein, producing the protein MIPYQAVIQQLEKQLSGAKNAGNDQQIREALIAIRALCDVVLESPNHTASITPSKPLPQMLVSETKPSSLYTSKIEEDDANGDSIFDF
- a CDS encoding DUF423 domain-containing protein yields the protein MKKFIVTGALHGLLAVALGAFGAHALKEILDDYGQGIWETAVQYQMFHATGLLVIGLLMSTKLLGNIKQLNIAGIFFNLGIVFFSGSLYVLAISGIKVLGAITPIGGVLFLAGWLLIIVAALKHAR